The region GCAGGCCGCCGGCCACGGCGGTGAGAATGTCCCGCAAGCCCAGGTGCCAGATGGGAACGAACCGGCCCGCCAGGGCGGCCGCGCCCATCGCGCCGAGCATGATGCCGAAATCCATCACCGACGTCGTGTCCCGGAACACGGAGCCTTCCAGGGCTCCGCGCTGCCAGGTCCAGTAGGGCCAGGTATCGACGGGGACACCGAGGACGTGAAAGACCTTGGCGCCCCACAGGGCAAAGGCCGACGTGATGCCCCACGGCCTGCCGACGACAACGAAGGTGGCAATCCCCACCACCGCCAGCATCACCGCGCCCGCCATTGGCGACCAGGGGCCGGTCATGAACGACACCGTGCGGGCGGGCGGGGCAACATTGCCATGCGCCCGCCTTTCGATGCGGATCGTTGCCAGGGCCAGGGCGCCAAGCACCAGCGCGGTTAGCAGGAAGGCGCCATGCGGGCCGAATTCCCCGATCAGCGACACCGGCGGCAGCTTCGGCAGGCGGTTCCACAGGTGCAGATGCGCGGTTGCCGCCACGGACCCGAGAATGAAGGCCGCCAGGGTGATCATCATCCGGGTGGAACCGCCCCCGGCGGTATAGAGCGTGCCGGAGCCGCAGCCGCCGCCGAGCTGCATGCCGACCCCGAACAGGAACGCGCCAAGGGCCGCGGCAATGCCGAAAGGAAACACGTAGCCTATTGCCGGCCAGCCGAGGACATGTCCCCAGGCGATCAGCGGAAACGACACGGCACTGGTCAGCAGAATGAGAACGAACTGAGCGCGCAGCCCGGCACCGCGCCTTTGCGTGACGATGTACCGCCAGGCCGACGTGAAGCCGAAAGCGGCATGATAGAGCGACAATCCCGCCAGGCCGCCGATCAGCACCGCAGCGGCCTGCCGCGGTCCGGCCGCGCCATAGGCCGCCAGCGCAACCAGCACCAGCGCGCTGCCTGCAAGGGCCGCGATTCCCCCTTGTGACCTGGGGACGGTCAAAGCCATGAAACGAGCTCCCGTGCCTGCGGTCCGCCGCGATGACGGCGGACGGTGTCATGCTTGCATCGACAGCCGCTATTTCACAACAAGACCGGCTTTGTCCCGTCTACACATCGCCAACACCTTTTTGTGTTTTGCAGTTCATGGCGCGCCTGTCGATTT is a window of Roseibium salinum DNA encoding:
- a CDS encoding YeeE/YedE family protein — protein: MALTVPRSQGGIAALAGSALVLVALAAYGAAGPRQAAAVLIGGLAGLSLYHAAFGFTSAWRYIVTQRRGAGLRAQFVLILLTSAVSFPLIAWGHVLGWPAIGYVFPFGIAAALGAFLFGVGMQLGGGCGSGTLYTAGGGSTRMMITLAAFILGSVAATAHLHLWNRLPKLPPVSLIGEFGPHGAFLLTALVLGALALATIRIERRAHGNVAPPARTVSFMTGPWSPMAGAVMLAVVGIATFVVVGRPWGITSAFALWGAKVFHVLGVPVDTWPYWTWQRGALEGSVFRDTTSVMDFGIMLGAMGAAALAGRFVPIWHLGLRDILTAVAGGLLMGYGARLAYGCNIGAYLGGLVSGSLHGWLWLVFGFLGSLAGTRLRLTLGMDGRNTGS